From a region of the Neobacillus niacini genome:
- a CDS encoding ABC-F family ATP-binding cassette domain-containing protein — protein MITVSNVSLRYGDRKLFEDVNIKFTPGNCYGLIGANGAGKSTFLKILSGEIESQTGTVQLGPNERMAVLKQNHFEYEEHEVLQTVIMGHARLYQVMQEKDAIYMKENFTDEDGMKAAELEGEFAELNGWEAEPEAAILLKGLGIGEDLHYKKMAELTGSEKVKVLLAQALFGRPDVLLLDEPTNHLDIKAIQWLEEFLINFENTVIVVSHDRHFLNKVCTHIADLDFGKIQVYVGNYDFWYESSQLATRLTSDANKKKEEKIKELQAFIARFSANASKSKQATSRKKLLDKITLDDIRPSSRRYPFVGFTPEREIGNDLLMVEGLTKTIDGVKVLNNVSFFMNKNDKIALVGPNEVAKTTLFKILMGEMEADSGTFKWGITTSQAYFPKDNSEFFENSEVNLVDWLRQFSPKDESESFLRGFLGRMLFSGEEVLKKASVLSGGEKVRCMLSKMMLNGANVLLLDEPTNHLDLESITALNNGLINFKGSLIFSSHDHQFIQTIANRIFELTPSGLVDKQMTYDEYLENSEVQKQVAEMYNK, from the coding sequence ATGATAACTGTAAGTAACGTAAGTTTAAGATATGGTGACCGTAAGTTATTTGAAGATGTAAATATTAAATTTACGCCTGGAAATTGTTATGGTCTAATTGGTGCGAATGGCGCTGGAAAGTCAACATTCCTAAAGATTCTATCCGGAGAAATTGAATCTCAAACCGGAACGGTTCAACTTGGTCCAAATGAACGGATGGCAGTATTAAAACAGAACCATTTTGAATACGAGGAACACGAAGTTTTACAGACCGTTATTATGGGGCATGCAAGACTTTATCAAGTGATGCAAGAAAAAGACGCCATTTATATGAAGGAAAACTTCACCGATGAAGATGGGATGAAAGCAGCTGAGCTTGAAGGTGAGTTTGCTGAATTAAATGGATGGGAAGCAGAACCTGAAGCAGCTATTCTCCTAAAAGGTCTAGGAATTGGAGAAGACTTACATTATAAGAAAATGGCTGAATTAACCGGTTCAGAAAAAGTAAAGGTTCTTCTTGCACAGGCACTATTTGGCAGACCTGACGTATTACTTCTAGATGAGCCGACGAACCACTTAGATATTAAGGCCATTCAATGGCTCGAAGAGTTCTTAATTAACTTTGAAAATACAGTCATTGTTGTATCCCATGACCGTCATTTCCTAAATAAAGTCTGTACTCATATTGCTGATTTAGATTTTGGAAAAATTCAAGTTTATGTTGGTAACTATGATTTCTGGTATGAATCAAGTCAATTAGCTACTAGACTGACTTCAGATGCAAACAAGAAAAAGGAAGAGAAAATAAAAGAGCTTCAAGCCTTTATTGCTCGTTTTAGTGCAAATGCTTCTAAGTCAAAACAGGCAACTTCCCGTAAAAAGTTATTAGATAAAATTACTCTTGACGACATTCGACCATCTTCTCGCCGCTATCCATTCGTTGGTTTTACGCCGGAGCGTGAAATTGGTAATGATTTATTAATGGTCGAAGGATTAACAAAAACAATTGATGGCGTAAAAGTCCTTAATAATGTCAGCTTTTTTATGAACAAAAATGACAAAATTGCTCTTGTTGGACCAAATGAAGTTGCCAAAACAACTCTTTTCAAAATATTAATGGGTGAAATGGAAGCAGACAGCGGAACCTTTAAATGGGGTATTACCACTTCTCAAGCCTATTTCCCTAAGGATAACTCCGAGTTTTTTGAAAACAGCGAGGTAAATCTGGTTGATTGGCTTCGTCAGTTTTCTCCTAAGGATGAAAGTGAGAGTTTCTTACGAGGTTTCCTTGGAAGAATGCTATTTTCTGGTGAAGAAGTGCTTAAGAAAGCGAGTGTTCTTTCAGGAGGAGAAAAAGTTCGTTGTATGCTTTCAAAGATGATGCTAAACGGAGCTAACGTTTTACTTCTCGATGAACCTACAAACCATCTTGATTTGGAATCCATTACGGCATTAAATAATGGTTTAATAAACTTTAAAGGGTCACTTATTTTCTCTTCACATGACCATCAATTTATTCAAACCATCGCCAACCGGATTTTCGAATTAACTCCAAGTGGATTAGTTGATAAGCAAATGACTTATGATGAATATCTTGAAAATAGTGAAGTTCAAAAGCAAGTTGCGGAGATGTACAATAAGTAA
- the pflB gene encoding formate C-acetyltransferase produces the protein MDQWKGFTKGTWTKEVDVRDFILKNYNQYEGDDTFLAGATDATNKLWEQVMELTKQEREKGGVLDMDTETVSTITSHTPGYLNEELEKVVGVQTDKPFNRSMQPFGGIRMAKAALESYGYELNPEIERFFTEFRKTHNQGVFDAYTDEMMLARKAAIITGLPDAYGRGRIIGDYRRVALYGVDFLIKQKQQDQKNTSKVMTEDNMRLREEIAEQIRALKELKEMASSHGFDISQPATTAAEAFQWLYFGYLAAIKEQNGAAMSLGRVSTFLDIYVERDLLNGTLTEEEAQELVDHFVMKFRLVKFARTPDYNELFSGDPTWVTESIGGMAQDGRSLVTKNSFRFLHTLDNLGPAPEPNLTVLWSPLLPENFKKYCAKMSIKTSSIQYENDDIMRPEYGDDYGIACCVSAMEIGKQMQFFGARANLAKALLYSINGGVDEKLKIQVGPQYQPITADVLNYEEVMQKFDQMMEWLAGLYINTLNVIHYMHDKYSYERIEMALHDTQILRTMATGIAGLSVVADSLSAIKYGEVKVIRDENGLAVDFEITGDFPKYGNNDDRVDSIAVEIVETFMKKLRKHQTYRNSVHTMSILTITSNVVYGKKTGNTPDGRRAGEPFAPGANPMHGRDTKGTLASLSSVAKLPYSSAMDGISNTFSIVPKALGKEEESQVRNLVSILDGYAIKTGHHLNVNVFNKETLMDAMEHPELYPQLTIRVSGYAVNFIKLTKEQQLDVINRTFHESL, from the coding sequence ATGGATCAATGGAAAGGTTTTACAAAAGGAACTTGGACAAAAGAAGTAGATGTTCGTGATTTCATACTAAAAAACTATAATCAATACGAAGGTGACGATACCTTCCTAGCAGGTGCAACTGACGCAACAAACAAGCTTTGGGAACAGGTAATGGAACTCACCAAACAGGAACGCGAAAAAGGCGGAGTCCTCGACATGGATACTGAAACAGTATCTACGATCACTTCTCACACTCCTGGTTACCTTAACGAAGAACTTGAAAAAGTTGTTGGGGTCCAAACTGACAAGCCATTTAACCGTTCTATGCAGCCTTTTGGTGGAATCCGGATGGCGAAAGCAGCATTAGAATCATATGGATATGAACTAAATCCAGAAATTGAAAGATTCTTTACAGAGTTCCGCAAAACTCATAACCAAGGGGTTTTCGATGCATATACGGACGAAATGATGCTAGCACGTAAAGCAGCAATTATCACCGGTCTCCCAGATGCCTACGGCCGTGGTCGTATTATCGGTGACTATCGTCGTGTTGCATTATATGGTGTAGATTTCTTAATCAAGCAAAAACAACAAGATCAAAAAAATACAAGCAAGGTAATGACTGAAGACAATATGCGTCTTCGTGAAGAAATTGCCGAGCAAATTCGTGCATTAAAAGAATTAAAAGAAATGGCAAGCAGCCATGGCTTTGATATCTCGCAGCCGGCAACAACTGCGGCTGAAGCATTCCAATGGTTATATTTCGGTTACTTAGCGGCTATCAAAGAACAAAACGGTGCTGCAATGAGTCTTGGACGTGTATCTACTTTCTTAGATATTTATGTAGAGAGAGACCTTTTAAATGGCACTTTAACTGAAGAAGAAGCACAGGAATTAGTTGACCATTTTGTTATGAAGTTCCGTTTAGTAAAATTTGCTCGTACACCTGATTATAATGAATTATTCTCTGGTGATCCAACTTGGGTAACTGAGTCAATCGGCGGTATGGCTCAAGATGGACGTTCTCTTGTTACAAAGAACTCTTTCCGTTTTCTACACACATTAGACAATTTAGGTCCAGCTCCAGAACCAAACTTAACAGTACTATGGTCACCACTGCTGCCTGAAAATTTTAAAAAATATTGTGCAAAAATGTCAATTAAAACTAGCTCTATCCAATATGAAAATGATGATATCATGCGTCCAGAATATGGCGATGATTATGGTATTGCTTGCTGTGTATCCGCTATGGAGATTGGTAAACAAATGCAGTTCTTCGGTGCTCGTGCGAACCTTGCAAAAGCACTTCTCTACTCCATCAACGGTGGTGTGGATGAAAAATTAAAAATTCAAGTAGGACCACAATACCAGCCTATTACTGCTGACGTATTAAATTATGAGGAAGTTATGCAGAAGTTTGATCAAATGATGGAATGGCTTGCAGGTCTTTATATTAACACATTGAATGTTATCCACTATATGCATGATAAGTATAGCTATGAAAGAATTGAAATGGCCTTACACGACACACAAATCCTGCGTACAATGGCAACAGGTATTGCTGGATTGAGCGTTGTAGCAGACTCCTTAAGTGCAATTAAATACGGAGAAGTGAAAGTAATTCGTGATGAAAATGGTCTTGCTGTTGATTTCGAAATTACTGGCGACTTCCCTAAATACGGAAATAATGATGACCGTGTTGACAGTATTGCGGTTGAAATCGTTGAAACCTTCATGAAAAAGTTACGTAAGCACCAAACTTACCGTAATTCTGTTCATACGATGTCCATCTTAACGATTACATCCAACGTCGTTTATGGTAAGAAGACTGGTAATACACCAGATGGACGCCGTGCTGGCGAACCATTCGCACCAGGTGCAAACCCAATGCATGGCCGTGACACAAAAGGTACACTTGCTTCTCTATCTTCTGTTGCTAAACTGCCTTACAGCTCAGCAATGGATGGAATTTCAAATACTTTCTCTATCGTTCCTAAAGCATTAGGTAAAGAAGAAGAAAGCCAGGTTCGTAACTTAGTATCAATTTTAGACGGATATGCGATTAAAACTGGTCACCATCTGAATGTTAACGTATTTAATAAAGAAACATTAATGGATGCAATGGAACATCCAGAATTATATCCACAATTAACTATACGTGTTTCTGGATATGCGGTTAACTTTATCAAATTAACCAAAGAACAGCAGCTAGACGTCATTAACCGTACATTCCACGAATCACTGTAA
- a CDS encoding YuzL family protein has protein sequence MGKRKKDPSTIGLASPQVEGQGTTTTETGAREASSSRRKQKRD, from the coding sequence ATGGGAAAGCGTAAAAAGGATCCATCCACCATTGGCTTAGCGTCACCACAAGTAGAAGGCCAAGGAACCACAACAACAGAAACAGGTGCAAGAGAAGCCTCTTCATCACGCAGAAAGCAGAAGAGAGACTAA
- a CDS encoding cupredoxin domain-containing protein, with protein MKFLVLKKDTLVFILVTAFLLVTISAWFLLKAGDTTVFNQTANEDIREIHMVTVEYNSKTKDGKEIEVYRWDPGTIQLNTGEKVNLYISGVNGEEHPFYIEGTDIKGTVKKGEETMVPLQIDKKGTYRLICEVHGDRDHNGPMIADIIVD; from the coding sequence ATGAAATTTTTAGTATTAAAAAAAGATACACTTGTCTTTATTTTAGTAACAGCTTTCCTACTTGTTACTATTTCTGCTTGGTTTTTATTAAAAGCAGGAGATACCACAGTGTTTAATCAAACCGCTAATGAAGATATAAGAGAAATTCATATGGTGACTGTAGAGTATAACAGTAAAACGAAGGACGGAAAGGAAATTGAAGTATACCGCTGGGATCCAGGTACGATTCAACTGAACACAGGAGAAAAAGTAAACTTATACATTAGTGGTGTTAACGGGGAAGAGCACCCATTCTATATTGAAGGTACGGACATTAAGGGTACAGTCAAAAAAGGTGAAGAAACAATGGTCCCTCTACAAATTGATAAAAAGGGTACCTATCGTTTAATTTGTGAAGTACATGGAGACAGAGACCATAATGGTCCAATGATTGCTGATATTATCGTGGATTAA
- the pflA gene encoding pyruvate formate-lyase-activating protein, whose translation MNGNIHSIETLGTVDGPGIRYVVFTQGCLLRCQFCHNADTWEIGSGKQMTVSEIMDDLMSYLPFLQSSGGGITVSGGEPLLQVPFLTELFKECKKKGIHTTIDSSGGCFSHSKLFIQQLEELLQYTDLILLDLKHINRKKHIQLTGMANDHILEFAQFLSERKVPIWVRHVLVPTVSDDPEDLQKLGKFISTLENVQKIEILPYHKLGVYKWEALGLEYPLNHVEPPSEEKVDFAYKMITAHWNKPLIER comes from the coding sequence ATGAACGGAAATATTCATTCAATTGAAACATTAGGAACAGTCGACGGACCAGGCATACGCTATGTTGTATTTACACAAGGCTGCCTATTACGCTGCCAGTTTTGCCATAACGCTGATACATGGGAAATCGGCAGCGGCAAACAGATGACTGTTTCCGAAATCATGGATGATCTCATGTCCTACCTTCCTTTTCTCCAGTCATCTGGTGGAGGAATCACTGTCAGCGGCGGCGAACCACTTCTACAAGTTCCGTTCCTTACTGAATTGTTTAAGGAATGTAAAAAGAAAGGGATTCATACGACCATTGATTCTTCTGGCGGCTGTTTCTCACACTCTAAACTGTTTATTCAACAGCTAGAAGAGTTATTACAATATACGGACTTAATTTTACTTGATTTAAAGCATATTAACCGCAAAAAGCATATTCAATTAACTGGTATGGCAAATGATCATATTCTTGAATTTGCCCAGTTCTTATCTGAACGTAAAGTACCAATTTGGGTGCGTCATGTCTTAGTCCCTACTGTATCAGATGATCCAGAAGATCTCCAAAAGCTTGGAAAATTCATTAGCACACTGGAAAATGTGCAAAAGATTGAAATTCTGCCCTATCATAAGCTTGGTGTTTATAAGTGGGAAGCACTAGGATTGGAATATCCATTAAATCATGTTGAACCACCTTCAGAAGAGAAAGTGGATTTCGCATATAAAATGATTACTGCCCACTGGAACAAACCCTTAATTGAACGATAA
- the modA gene encoding molybdate ABC transporter substrate-binding protein, with protein sequence MKNPIFIGMAIFLLIAMSACSTKKPQQTETVELTISAAASLNEALIEIKKNFETENPHIKLLYNIGGSGALKQQIFQGAPVDLFLSAAIDPFNELTQKGLIEKQNQVNLLGNQLVLVTNKEHPSDINGFSDLNLNHINKIAIGIPESVPAGKYAKQTLENLGLWGYLEPIVIQTKDVRQALTYVETGNVDAGIVYMTDVYVSDKVKIVATADEQTHDSIIYPAGILKSSANKKEAELFLSYLQGKTAKTIFEKYGFKVLD encoded by the coding sequence ATGAAGAACCCTATTTTTATTGGTATGGCAATTTTTCTGCTAATTGCCATGTCCGCATGTTCAACCAAAAAACCCCAGCAGACAGAAACAGTAGAACTAACTATTTCTGCTGCAGCTAGCCTTAATGAAGCATTAATCGAAATCAAAAAGAACTTTGAAACTGAAAATCCTCATATTAAACTTTTATATAATATTGGTGGTTCAGGTGCTTTGAAACAACAGATTTTCCAGGGAGCACCCGTTGATCTTTTCCTCTCTGCTGCAATAGACCCCTTTAATGAGCTAACTCAAAAAGGATTAATTGAAAAACAAAACCAGGTAAATTTATTAGGTAACCAGCTAGTTTTGGTCACAAACAAAGAACATCCTTCAGACATAAACGGATTCTCTGATTTAAATCTCAACCATATTAATAAAATTGCCATTGGTATACCAGAATCTGTTCCAGCCGGGAAGTACGCGAAACAAACACTCGAAAATCTCGGTCTTTGGGGATATCTCGAACCAATTGTTATTCAAACCAAAGATGTCCGACAAGCGCTCACTTATGTAGAAACAGGAAATGTTGATGCAGGTATTGTATATATGACAGACGTATATGTATCTGATAAAGTAAAAATTGTGGCAACTGCAGATGAACAAACCCATGATTCGATTATCTACCCTGCAGGCATATTAAAATCGTCAGCTAATAAAAAAGAGGCTGAACTATTTTTATCTTACTTACAAGGGAAAACAGCAAAAACTATTTTTGAAAAATACGGATTTAAAGTATTGGATTGA
- a CDS encoding D-alanyl-D-alanine carboxypeptidase family protein, which translates to MSKLVSVFMILTLLLSNQVNAYAEENQTLEIKSESAVLVDSETGAILYSKNSNERLYPASLTKIATAIYAIENGNIDDVVTVSARAVKEEGTRVYLVEGERVPLKKLIQGMLINSGNDAAVAIAEHLDGSVELFAANINKFLVEKIGVSNTHFTNPNGLFNENHYTTALDLALITNYAMKNPVFKEIFGTIELEWVGESWETKLLTHHRLLKGEIPVDGITGGKTGFVNESKHTLATTAENENLKLTAIVLKADSSKASYNDTVKLIEYGFSSFKHRIIKQNELFTIHKKEYYPKNDIVVTEHVNTSKESISEQGMLEIVNTGQVSQSIQLEVKEPKPIKVTKEKLLSSEQSSINIFYGIIVFALAGLLIGVRKRWLKKQ; encoded by the coding sequence TTGTCAAAATTAGTTTCAGTTTTTATGATCTTGACGCTTCTCTTATCAAACCAGGTTAATGCATACGCAGAAGAAAATCAGACACTTGAGATAAAAAGTGAGTCTGCTGTACTAGTAGATTCAGAAACGGGTGCCATTTTATATAGTAAAAATAGTAATGAAAGATTATACCCTGCTAGTTTGACGAAAATTGCGACAGCCATTTATGCAATTGAAAATGGAAATATAGATGATGTTGTTACAGTTAGTGCTAGGGCGGTAAAGGAAGAAGGGACAAGAGTTTATTTAGTTGAAGGGGAAAGGGTGCCTTTAAAAAAGCTGATTCAAGGAATGTTAATTAACTCAGGGAATGACGCTGCTGTAGCAATCGCAGAACATTTAGATGGATCGGTTGAACTATTTGCTGCCAATATAAATAAGTTTTTAGTTGAGAAGATCGGTGTTAGTAATACCCATTTTACCAATCCAAATGGATTATTTAATGAAAATCATTATACAACGGCACTAGATTTAGCTCTAATAACTAATTATGCAATGAAGAACCCCGTTTTTAAAGAGATTTTCGGAACAATAGAGCTAGAGTGGGTTGGTGAATCGTGGGAAACGAAATTGCTCACTCATCACCGTCTGTTAAAAGGCGAAATTCCTGTAGATGGTATTACAGGCGGAAAAACAGGTTTTGTAAATGAATCAAAGCATACATTGGCAACAACAGCGGAAAATGAAAATTTAAAGCTGACTGCGATTGTGCTAAAAGCGGATAGCAGTAAGGCTTCGTATAACGACACTGTAAAGCTGATTGAATACGGTTTTTCTAGTTTTAAACATCGTATTATCAAACAAAACGAGCTATTTACTATTCATAAAAAAGAATATTATCCTAAAAATGATATTGTCGTTACGGAGCACGTCAATACTTCTAAAGAAAGCATTTCTGAGCAAGGAATGCTTGAAATAGTAAACACCGGTCAAGTCTCACAATCCATACAACTTGAAGTAAAAGAACCAAAGCCAATAAAGGTGACAAAGGAAAAGCTGCTATCAAGTGAACAGAGCAGTATTAATATCTTTTATGGAATTATTGTATTTGCACTCGCGGGACTGCTAATTGGAGTAAGAAAAAGATGGCTGAAAAAACAATAA
- a CDS encoding SCO family protein, with protein MKKIYLISSLAVFLLITAGISFFLIRDASAEVPANITLVNQNGETFNFGENKKLKLVEFIYTNCPDICPTTTQKMVQLKNDLEKSNVFGKEIEFVTITIDPYRDTPGVLQKYMNAFEIPNSDNWIFLTGDLENIKADQKKIREVAESLKFQYKDPGNGQFVHRSFTYLIDENNKYISKFPMGEEFNKQEVYEEIMDVIK; from the coding sequence ATGAAAAAAATCTATCTTATAAGTAGCTTGGCAGTGTTCCTATTGATTACGGCTGGAATTTCTTTTTTTCTCATTCGAGATGCAAGTGCTGAAGTACCAGCTAATATCACTTTAGTGAACCAAAATGGAGAAACATTCAATTTTGGAGAAAATAAAAAACTAAAACTTGTGGAATTTATTTATACGAATTGTCCGGATATTTGCCCCACCACTACCCAAAAGATGGTGCAATTAAAGAATGATTTAGAAAAAAGCAATGTTTTCGGAAAAGAAATTGAGTTTGTTACCATTACCATTGACCCTTACCGAGACACACCTGGAGTGTTACAAAAATATATGAACGCTTTTGAAATTCCTAATTCCGACAATTGGATTTTCCTAACGGGTGACCTGGAAAATATCAAAGCTGATCAGAAAAAGATTAGGGAAGTTGCAGAATCACTGAAGTTTCAATACAAAGACCCAGGTAATGGTCAATTCGTTCATAGATCCTTTACCTATTTGATTGATGAAAATAATAAATACATTTCTAAGTTCCCAATGGGCGAAGAGTTCAATAAGCAGGAAGTCTATGAAGAGATTATGGATGTAATTAAATAA
- the modB gene encoding molybdate ABC transporter permease subunit encodes MFTIDYWYPLRFSLEVAAISVIIVSFLGVLFARLLYNKKFKGKMLLETFLMLPIVLPPTVIGFLLIYLFGRNSPIGAFIEVFFQHSIMFTPWAAIIASTTVAFPLMYQSVKLGFQSVDKDIEDAAGVDGGSRMKVFLFVSLPLTLPSIISGLIMSFARALGEFGATLMFAGNIPGKTQTAPTAIYVAMESGNMSLAWAFVLSMVIISFLMLLISNIIQKKP; translated from the coding sequence ATGTTTACTATCGATTATTGGTACCCCCTTAGATTCTCTCTTGAAGTAGCAGCCATATCAGTTATTATTGTGAGTTTTTTGGGCGTTCTATTTGCAAGACTTTTATACAACAAGAAATTCAAAGGAAAAATGCTTCTAGAAACTTTCCTTATGCTCCCTATTGTTCTGCCGCCTACGGTTATAGGTTTTTTATTGATTTACTTGTTCGGAAGAAATAGCCCAATTGGTGCTTTTATTGAAGTTTTTTTTCAACATTCCATCATGTTTACTCCTTGGGCAGCCATTATCGCATCGACCACAGTTGCTTTTCCACTTATGTACCAATCAGTAAAATTAGGCTTTCAATCCGTCGATAAAGATATAGAAGATGCTGCAGGGGTTGATGGTGGAAGCAGAATGAAGGTTTTCTTATTCGTTTCCCTGCCATTGACACTTCCATCGATTATCTCTGGATTGATTATGAGCTTTGCCCGGGCACTTGGTGAATTCGGAGCCACTTTAATGTTTGCCGGAAATATACCTGGAAAAACACAAACCGCACCAACTGCGATATACGTGGCAATGGAATCTGGTAACATGAGTTTAGCCTGGGCATTCGTTTTATCAATGGTAATCATTTCATTTCTTATGTTATTGATTTCAAATATCATACAAAAAAAGCCATGA
- a CDS encoding YkuS family protein, whose amino-acid sequence MARIGVEESLTDVLEALREKGHDVVQLRQESDAQNCDCCVVTGLDSNVMGMQDTFTKGSVIEANGMSAEEVCQQVESRLQ is encoded by the coding sequence ATGGCAAGAATTGGAGTAGAAGAATCACTCACAGATGTTCTAGAAGCATTAAGGGAAAAAGGACATGATGTAGTGCAGCTTAGACAGGAATCAGATGCACAAAATTGCGATTGCTGTGTGGTAACTGGTTTAGACTCAAATGTTATGGGAATGCAGGATACCTTTACAAAAGGTTCGGTTATTGAAGCGAATGGGATGAGCGCAGAAGAAGTGTGCCAGCAGGTAGAAAGCAGACTTCAATAG
- the yidC gene encoding membrane protein insertase YidC, which produces MKIKNSLPILLLLTFTTLFLSACSAADGKGDGFFHTYFVEPFTVSIHFLAEFFNGSYGLSIILVTLIIRLILMPFMLKQYRNQMNMKEKMDVMKPEMEAIQKKMKDETDPKKKQEMQQELMGLYQKHGVNPLNMGCLPLLIQMPILTGFYYAIRGSEEIASHRFLWFSLGDPDIIITLIAGVIYYFQFKVSQSNMPAQQQQQMKFMGLLSPIMIVMFSFNSPAALPLYWAVGGTFLILQTALSRKLYQKAKNTEMNASTN; this is translated from the coding sequence ATGAAAATCAAAAATTCTTTGCCAATTTTGCTATTATTAACATTCACTACACTGTTCCTTTCTGCGTGTTCTGCGGCAGACGGAAAAGGAGATGGGTTTTTTCATACCTATTTTGTCGAACCATTTACTGTTTCTATTCATTTTCTAGCTGAGTTTTTCAATGGAAGCTATGGTTTATCCATTATTCTTGTTACCCTCATCATTCGATTGATCTTAATGCCGTTTATGCTAAAGCAATATAGAAATCAAATGAACATGAAAGAGAAAATGGATGTCATGAAGCCTGAAATGGAAGCCATCCAAAAGAAAATGAAAGATGAAACAGATCCAAAAAAGAAACAAGAAATGCAGCAGGAATTAATGGGCCTTTATCAGAAGCATGGTGTCAATCCATTAAATATGGGATGTTTGCCTCTTCTAATTCAAATGCCGATTCTAACGGGCTTTTATTATGCGATTCGTGGCTCAGAAGAGATTGCAAGCCACCGTTTCCTATGGTTTAGTCTTGGAGACCCTGATATTATCATTACCCTAATTGCGGGTGTGATTTATTATTTCCAATTTAAAGTTTCGCAGTCTAATATGCCCGCTCAACAACAGCAACAAATGAAATTTATGGGCCTGTTGTCTCCAATCATGATAGTAATGTTTTCTTTTAATTCACCGGCAGCACTGCCGCTTTATTGGGCAGTAGGTGGTACCTTTTTAATCCTGCAAACCGCATTAAGCAGAAAACTGTATCAAAAAGCAAAAAACACTGAAATGAACGCAAGTACTAATTAA